In Quercus robur chromosome 11, dhQueRobu3.1, whole genome shotgun sequence, the following proteins share a genomic window:
- the LOC126706397 gene encoding B3 domain-containing protein At3g19184-like isoform X3 has translation MVESKRSYEECRKQRLEENKKRMEELNIGKLALALKASSTTPKSSPAKQVKRPRVSLDVSSVPVRRSSRTANKPPPNYKEVPIEPLGSLRRSYRRGSLLSRFYASDGARQDAIERAEQLESDLGSDFPTFLKPMLQSHVSGGFWLGLPVYFCKEHLPNEDEMITLVDEDEDEFPTKYLAEKNGLSGGWRGFAIDHELVDGDALVFQLINPTTFKVYIIRASELPYDEDRDKDSDASKLDNKDKGKDSDASKLDNEDKDKDSDASQLDRIAKRTRASRKRSL, from the exons ATGGTGGAATCGAAGCGAAGCTATGAGGAATGCCGGAAACAGAGGCTGGAAGAGAACAAGAAGAGAATGGAGGAGCTCAATATTGGCAAGCTAGCTCTCGCTCTCAAGGCCTCCTCCACTACTCCTAAGTCCTCTCCG GCAAAGCAGGTGAAGAGGCCAAGAGTATCACTTGATGTCTCTTCTGTCCCGGTCCGAAGATCAAGTCGAACTGCCAACAAGCCCCCTCCCAATTACAAGGAA GTACCAATTGAACCCTTGGGGAGTCTCAGAAG GAGCTATCGGCGGGGATCTTTGTTGAGCCGATTTTATGCTTCAGATGGTGCAAGACAGGATGCCATTGAGAGAGCAGAACAGCTTGAATCGGATTTGGGATCTGATTTCCCAACATTTTTAAAGCCCATGCTCCAGTCACATGTCAGTGGAGGATTTTGGCTG GGTCTGCCAGTCTACTTTTGCAAGGAACACCTTCCCAACGAGGATGAGATGATAACTTTGGTAGATGAGGATGAAGATGAGTTCCCAACAAAATACCTTGCTGAAAAAAATGGTCTTAGCGGTGGTTGGAGAGGGTTTGCTATTGATCATGAACTAGTTGATGGGGATGCATTAGTGTTCCAGTTAATTAACCCTACTACTTTTAAG GTGTACATCATTAGGGCATCTGAATTACCGTACGATGAAGACAGGGACAAGGATTCAGACGCCTCAAAGTTGGACAACAAAGACAAGGGCAAGGATTCAGATGCCTCAAAGTTGGACAATGAAGACAAGGACAAGGATTCAGATGCCTCACAGTTAGACAGGATTGCCAAAAGAACCAGAGCAA GCAGAAAGCGTAGTCTTTGA
- the LOC126706397 gene encoding B3 domain-containing protein At3g19184-like isoform X1, with amino-acid sequence MVESKQSYEECRRKRIEENKKRMEELKIGKLALAFKASTTPKSSPVKRSRVTPDISSLPVRRSSRIASKTRVRTAKNLSHNKPPSKPPVIRFESADPYPTAFVKADLSSFKQVVQMLTGSSNQATTVPDPPSETKTKMVESKRSYEECRKQRLEENKKRMEELNIGKLALALKASSTTPKSSPAKQVKRPRVSLDVSSVPVRRSSRTANKPPPNYKEVPIEPLGSLRRSYRRGSLLSRFYASDGARQDAIERAEQLESDLGSDFPTFLKPMLQSHVSGGFWLGLPVYFCKEHLPNEDEMITLVDEDEDEFPTKYLAEKNGLSGGWRGFAIDHELVDGDALVFQLINPTTFKVYIIRASELPYDEDRDKDSDASKLDNKDKGKDSDASKLDNEDKDKDSDASQLDRIAKRTRASRKRSL; translated from the exons atggtggAATCGAAGCAAAGCTACGAGGAATGCCGGAGAAAGAGAATAGAAGAGAACAAGAAGAGAATGGAAGAGCTCAAAATAGGCAAACTCGCTCTCGCTTTCAAAGCCTCCACCACTCCTAAATCCTCTCCG GTGAAGCGATCGAGAGTCACTCCAGATATCTCTTCATTACCGGTCCGAAGATCGAGTCGGATCGCCAGCAAGACCCGAGTCCGAACCGCCAAAAATCTCTCACACAACAAACCTCCTTCAAAACCACCCGTCATCAGATTCGAGTCCGCCGACCCGTACCCGACAGCCTTCGTCAAAGCTGACCTTTCCTCATTCAAACAAGTGGTCCAAATGCTCACCGGATCCTCTAATCAAGCCACGACGGTACCCGACCCGCCATCCGAAACCAA AACAAAAATGGTGGAATCGAAGCGAAGCTATGAGGAATGCCGGAAACAGAGGCTGGAAGAGAACAAGAAGAGAATGGAGGAGCTCAATATTGGCAAGCTAGCTCTCGCTCTCAAGGCCTCCTCCACTACTCCTAAGTCCTCTCCG GCAAAGCAGGTGAAGAGGCCAAGAGTATCACTTGATGTCTCTTCTGTCCCGGTCCGAAGATCAAGTCGAACTGCCAACAAGCCCCCTCCCAATTACAAGGAA GTACCAATTGAACCCTTGGGGAGTCTCAGAAG GAGCTATCGGCGGGGATCTTTGTTGAGCCGATTTTATGCTTCAGATGGTGCAAGACAGGATGCCATTGAGAGAGCAGAACAGCTTGAATCGGATTTGGGATCTGATTTCCCAACATTTTTAAAGCCCATGCTCCAGTCACATGTCAGTGGAGGATTTTGGCTG GGTCTGCCAGTCTACTTTTGCAAGGAACACCTTCCCAACGAGGATGAGATGATAACTTTGGTAGATGAGGATGAAGATGAGTTCCCAACAAAATACCTTGCTGAAAAAAATGGTCTTAGCGGTGGTTGGAGAGGGTTTGCTATTGATCATGAACTAGTTGATGGGGATGCATTAGTGTTCCAGTTAATTAACCCTACTACTTTTAAG GTGTACATCATTAGGGCATCTGAATTACCGTACGATGAAGACAGGGACAAGGATTCAGACGCCTCAAAGTTGGACAACAAAGACAAGGGCAAGGATTCAGATGCCTCAAAGTTGGACAATGAAGACAAGGACAAGGATTCAGATGCCTCACAGTTAGACAGGATTGCCAAAAGAACCAGAGCAA GCAGAAAGCGTAGTCTTTGA
- the LOC126706397 gene encoding B3 domain-containing protein At3g19184-like isoform X2, which translates to MVESKQSYEECRRKRIEENKKRMEELKIGKLALAFKASTTPKSSPVKRSRVTPDISSLPVRRSSRIASKTRVRTAKNLSHNKPPSKPPVIRFESADPYPTAFVKADLSSFKQVVQMLTGSSNQATTVPDPPSETKTKMVESKRSYEECRKQRLEENKKRMEELNIGKLALALKASSTTPKSSPAKQVKRPRVSLDVSSVPVRRSSRTANKPPPNYKEVPIEPLGSLRRSYRRGSLLSRFYASDGARQDAIERAEQLESDLGSDFPTFLKPMLQSHVSGGFWLGLPVYFCKEHLPNEDEMITLVDEDEDEFPTKYLAEKNGLSGGWRGFAIDHELVDGDALVFQLINPTTFKD; encoded by the exons atggtggAATCGAAGCAAAGCTACGAGGAATGCCGGAGAAAGAGAATAGAAGAGAACAAGAAGAGAATGGAAGAGCTCAAAATAGGCAAACTCGCTCTCGCTTTCAAAGCCTCCACCACTCCTAAATCCTCTCCG GTGAAGCGATCGAGAGTCACTCCAGATATCTCTTCATTACCGGTCCGAAGATCGAGTCGGATCGCCAGCAAGACCCGAGTCCGAACCGCCAAAAATCTCTCACACAACAAACCTCCTTCAAAACCACCCGTCATCAGATTCGAGTCCGCCGACCCGTACCCGACAGCCTTCGTCAAAGCTGACCTTTCCTCATTCAAACAAGTGGTCCAAATGCTCACCGGATCCTCTAATCAAGCCACGACGGTACCCGACCCGCCATCCGAAACCAA AACAAAAATGGTGGAATCGAAGCGAAGCTATGAGGAATGCCGGAAACAGAGGCTGGAAGAGAACAAGAAGAGAATGGAGGAGCTCAATATTGGCAAGCTAGCTCTCGCTCTCAAGGCCTCCTCCACTACTCCTAAGTCCTCTCCG GCAAAGCAGGTGAAGAGGCCAAGAGTATCACTTGATGTCTCTTCTGTCCCGGTCCGAAGATCAAGTCGAACTGCCAACAAGCCCCCTCCCAATTACAAGGAA GTACCAATTGAACCCTTGGGGAGTCTCAGAAG GAGCTATCGGCGGGGATCTTTGTTGAGCCGATTTTATGCTTCAGATGGTGCAAGACAGGATGCCATTGAGAGAGCAGAACAGCTTGAATCGGATTTGGGATCTGATTTCCCAACATTTTTAAAGCCCATGCTCCAGTCACATGTCAGTGGAGGATTTTGGCTG GGTCTGCCAGTCTACTTTTGCAAGGAACACCTTCCCAACGAGGATGAGATGATAACTTTGGTAGATGAGGATGAAGATGAGTTCCCAACAAAATACCTTGCTGAAAAAAATGGTCTTAGCGGTGGTTGGAGAGGGTTTGCTATTGATCATGAACTAGTTGATGGGGATGCATTAGTGTTCCAGTTAATTAACCCTACTACTTTTAAG GATTGA
- the LOC126706785 gene encoding B3 domain-containing protein Os01g0234100-like: MAVADQKQSQCPTVSSPKKRGRPTKTMGRLLLKKVPGFNQIADKQAVNNKKLQGPKRLKRATVDSLYDTFEAQSCVLEQAKEIQANLEPEFPSLVKTMLPSNVSGGFWLGLPKHFCRAHLPMQDTAIVLEDESGEAFETKYLAEKVGLSAGWRGFSISHKLMEGDIVVFHLVKPSKFKVYIVRSNGSDEVDGALALLKLDAGMKLMKYDKDTRACEEPVNEALKTLSQENTQKNSIMVCVTDPGPIVDLSEDDSDIGSEILDGIRLSDSVVDFKQVRSIEDFAVLVNGLVINSELPKFLLTKYFELCCSKKSFLHEHLLEGLNCKLAAGMISETINVADAIRACKISTSQESLSTWDKTLKAFEVLGMNVGFLRARLEQLLNISLKLERYKEATLVRAQAEEEVQTLEAKLLEVKEKIKSLDAEIENLDVAADKLELVFQEVANAPW; encoded by the exons ATGGCTGTAGCTGATCAAAAGCAGAGCCAATGCCCAACTGTTTCTTCTCCCAAG AAGCGAGGGCGGCCAACAAAGACCATGGGAAGGCTGTTGCTGAAAAAAGTTCCGGGCTTTAACCAAATAGCTGATAAGCAA GCAGTCAATAATAAGAAGTTACAAGG tCCTAAGCGGTTGAAGAGAGCAACAGTAGACAGCTTATATGATACATTTGAAGCTCAGTCTTGTGTATTAGAACAAGCAAAAGAGATTCAAGCAAATCTAGAACCTGAGTTCCCTAGCCTTGTCAAGACTATGCTCCCATCAAATGTTTCTGGTGGATTTTGGCTG GGTCTCCCAAAGCACTTTTGTCGTGCACATTTGCCTATGCAAGATACAGCAATTGTTCTGGAAGATGAAAGTGGGGAAGCATTTGAAACAAAATATCTTGCGGAAAAGGTGGGACTAAGTGCTGGATGGAGAGGCTTTTCCATTTCTCACAAATTAATGGAGGGAGATATTGTCGTTTTCCATTTAGTCAAGCCTTCCAAATTTAAG GTCTACATTGTCAGATCAAATGGTTCGGATGAAGTGGATGGTGCTCTTGCCCTCTTGAAATTGGATGCTGGCATGAAACTTATGAAGTACG ATAAGGATACTAGGGCTTGTGAAGAGCCAGTAAATGAGGCTTTGAAGACTCTTTCTCAAGAAAATACTCAAAAGAATAGTATTATGGTCTGTGTTACTGATCCTGGGCCTATAGTGGATCTTTCAGAAGATGACAGTGATATTGGCTCAGAAATTTTGGATGGAATCAGACTATCAGATTCCGTGGTTGATTTTAAACAAGTTAGAAGCATTGAAGATTTCGCCGTTCTTGTTAATGGTCTGGTTATAAACTCTGAGCTCCCCAAATTCCTTCTGACCAAGTACTTTGAGCTCTGTTGCAGTAAGAAATCATTTCTTCATGAACATCTACTTGAGGGTCTTAACTGTAAATTGGCGGCTGGAATGATTTCTGAGACTATTAATGTTGCTGATGCCATTAGAGCCTGCAAGATTTCCACTTCACAAGAAAGTTTGTCCACTTGGGACAAGACTTTGAAAGCCTTTGAGGTGTTAGGCATGAATGTGGGCTTCCTGCGTGCTCGGCTAGAGCAGCTTTTGAATATTTCACTGAAATTAGAGAGGTATAAAGAAGCTACACTTGTAAGAGCTCAAGCAGAAGAGGAGGTGCAAACTTTGGAGGCAAAGCTTTTGGAAGTAaaggagaaaataaaaagcCTTGATGCTGAGATTGAGAATCTAGATGTTGCTGCTGACAAGCTTGAGCTTGTGTTCCAAGAAGTGGCTAATGCCCCTTGGTAA
- the LOC126706734 gene encoding B3 domain-containing protein Os01g0234100-like, which yields MSLTHEKRLDSEGGSGTEQVLSVVPCKPRSFKENGAMVEVLYDRMEAKSSALKQAMEVQASLPAESPSFIKTLVRSNVTGGYWLRLPAQFCKMHLPRHDIIVILEDESREEYKTKYIAENAALSSGWRRFSIAHKLCQDDVLVFQLVGTFKFKVYTVRLNGLAGVDGLFGPPNLDACARGNDYDKKIKIHKDTMYFDCVMQDIFGETIQINNLKDLDTTTSFGNAANQYENGRKNLASDVLCGLRLTGSIANFKEVNSISSFTILLNGETIDSQFSDYQRVKYYDLCCSQNSFLHYNLRKNISRKLAAEIISETINIVDAIRACELLTPLADFEDWDNTLKGFELLGMNVQFLRA from the exons GTGTTATCTGTTGTTCCATGTAAGCCCCGGAG CTTTAAAGAAAATGGAGCCATGGTTGAGGTCTTATACGACCGCATGGAAGCCAAGTCTTCTGCCTTGAAGCAAGCAATGGAGGTTCAAGCTAGTTTGCCAGCGGAATCTCCAAGTTTTATCAAGACTTTGGTAAGGTCAAATGTTACTGGTGGCTATTGGCTG CGTCTTCCAGCACAATTCTGCAAAATGCATTTGCCAAGGCATGATATAATAGTTATTTTGGAAGATGAAAGTAGGGAAGAGTACAAAACAAAGTATATTGCAGAAAATGCAGCGTTGAGTTCTGGATGGAGAAGGTTTTCAATTGCGCACAAATTATGCCAAGATGATGTTCTGGTTTTCCAGTTGGTTGGGACTTTCAAGTTCAAG GTATACACGGTGAGACTGAATGGTTTAGCTGGAGTAGATGGGCTTTTTGGCCCTCCAAATTTAGATGCTTGTGCAAGAGGAAATGATTATG ACAAGAAGATCAAAATTCACAAAGACACTATGTATTTCGACTGTGTTATGCAAGACATTTTTGGAGAGACTATTCAAATAAACAACCTGAAGGATTTAGATACTACTACTAGTTTTGGGAATGCAGCAAATCAGTATGAAAATGGCAGAAAAAATCTTGCCTCAGATGTTCTGTGTGGTCTAAGACTTACAGGGTCAATTGCTAATTTTAAAGAAGTTAATAGCATCAGCAGTTTCACCATTCTTTTGAATGGCGAAACCATAGACTCCCAGTTCTCAGATTACCAGAGGGTTAAGTATTATGATCTCTGCTGTTCTCAGAATTCATTTCTGCATTACAATCTGCGCAAAAATATTAGTAGAAAGTTGGCTGCTGAAATAATTTCTGAGACTATCAACATTGTGGATGCCATTAGAGCTTGTGAACTTCTGACCCCTCTAGCTGATTTTGAAGATTGGGATAATACTTTAAAAGGCTTTGAGCTATTGGGCATGAATGTTCAGTTCTTACGTGCTTGA